The following proteins come from a genomic window of Taeniopygia guttata chromosome 25, bTaeGut7.mat, whole genome shotgun sequence:
- the LOC140680556 gene encoding nuclear pore membrane glycoprotein 210-like, which translates to MLVEDVKVSPTGLSIYNHPDIQAELLLQQGSGYFFINTSVPNIVRVTHEETQGIALVQPLLPGSVTVMIQDLCLAFPAPAEAEIHVSDIQEFTCKLLARL; encoded by the exons ATGCTTGTGGAAGATGTGAAAGTGAGCCCCACTGGGCTCTCCATCTACAACCACCCTGACATCCAG gcagaacttctcctccaacaaggttctggatattttttcattaataccAGTGTGCCAAATATTGTAAGAGTGACACATGAAGAGACTCAAGGCATTGCTTTG gtgcagcctctgctcccaggatcAGTGACTGTAATGATTCAAGACCTGTGTCtggctttccctgccccagctgaagCTGAAATTCATGTGTCTGATATCCAGGAATTCACGTGTAAGTTGTTGGCAAG GTTATAA